The Salvelinus sp. IW2-2015 linkage group LG8, ASM291031v2, whole genome shotgun sequence genome window below encodes:
- the LOC111967042 gene encoding parvalbumin, thymic, which produces MALTDFLAASDITSAINACKANDSFSPKKFFAMVGLSKKSPPEIEKIFMILDQDKSGYIEQDELQLFLQNFSKGARPLTAAETRAFLLAGDKDGDGKIGWDEFSNLVMSS; this is translated from the exons ATGGCTCTCACAGACTTCCTTGCTGCGTCAGATATTACTTCAGCTATCAATGCTTGCAAAG CAAACGACTCCTTCAGCCCAAAGAAGTTTTTTGCGATGGTGGGCTTGTCCAAGAAGTCTCCCCCTGAGATTGAGAAGATCTTCATGATCCTGGACCAGGACAAGAGTGGCTACATCGAACAGGACGAGCTACA gcTTTTCCTCCAGAACTTCTCCAAGGGGGCTCGTCCCCTGACAGCGGCTGAGACCAGAGCCTTTCTCCTAGCTGGGGACAAAGACGGGGACGGAAAGATAGGCTGGGACG AGTTCTCCAACCTTGTCATGTCTTCATAA
- the LOC111967944 gene encoding parvalbumin-2 — MAFKGMLKDEDIAAALQHCAAAESFNHKEFFAKVGLAGKSIEDLKKAFYFVDQDKSGFIEEDELKLFLQTFSAGARALTDKETKAFLAAGDADGDGMIGVDEFTTLVKV; from the exons ATGGCTTTCAAGGGAATGCTTAAGGACGAGGATATTGCTGCTGCCCTCCAGCATTGCGCAG CTGCTGAGTCCTTCAACCACAAGGAGTTCTTCGCCAAGGTTGGCCTGGCTGGCAAGTCTATTGAGGATTTGAAGAAAGCCTTCTACTTTGTTGACCAGGACAAGAGTGGCTTCATTGAGGAGGATGAGCTCAA gctgtTCCTCCAGACCTTCTCTGCTGGTGCCAGAGCTCTGACAGATAAAGAGACCAAGGCCTTCCTTGCGGCAGGAGATGCTGATGGTGATGGCATGATTGGAGTGGATG AGTTCACCACCTTGGTGAAAGTATAA
- the LOC111967945 gene encoding parvalbumin beta 2 has protein sequence MSFAGLNDADVAAALAACTAADSFNHKAFFAKVGLAGKSNDDVKKAFYVIDQDKSGFIEEDELKLFLQNFSASARALTDAETKAFLADGDKDGDGMIGVDEFAAMIKG, from the exons ATGTCCTTCGCCGGTCTTAACGATGCTGATGTTGCTGCAGCCCTCGCTGCTTGCACAG CTGCTGACTCCTTCAACCACAAGGCTTTCTTTGCCAAGGTTGGCCTGGCTGGCAAGTCCAACGATGATGTGAAGAAGGCCTTCTACGTCATTGACCAGGACAAGAGTGGCTTCATTGAGGAGGATGAGCTCAA GCTGTTCCTGCAGAACTTCTCTgcctctgccagagccctgactgacGCTGAGACCAAGGCTTTCCTGGCTGACGGGGACAAAGATGGTGATGGCATGATTGGAGTTGATG AGTTCGCTGCCATGATCAAGGGATAA
- the LOC111967947 gene encoding vacuolar fusion protein CCZ1 homolog isoform X1, with the protein MLMISPRMASGMQEKQYTPSLLSFFVYNPSFGSREGEEEKKILFYHPSEVEKNEKIRNVGLCEAIVQFTRTFCPTKPAKSLHTQKNRQFFFEAEDSFWIVMVVRNPMVETPNKDGRPPTIEYQEEEILDTVYGAVLRECYSMYKLFNGTFGRAMEAGGVELLMQKLDKFFYRYLQTLHLQSCDLLDVFGGIAFFPLDKMTYLKIQSFVNRVEESLSLIKYTAFLYNDQLIWSGLEQDDMRILYKYLTTSLFPRHSEPELAGRDSPLRPEVAGNLLHYGRFLTGPANLKDPEAKFRFPRIFVNTEDSYEELHLIVYKAMSAAVCFMISASVELTREFCEQLDGLVGPQLTLLASDICEQYNVNRRISGPDKEPQFKFIYFNHMNLAEKSTIHMRKTASVSLTSVHPDLMKILGDINCDFARVDEDEEIIVKAMTDYWVVGKKSDQRELYVILNQKNANLIEVNEEVKRLCATQFNNIFFLD; encoded by the exons ATGCTGATGATCAG TCCGAGAATGGCTTCGGGAATGCAAGAGAAACAGTACACCCCATCTCTTCTCAGTTTTTTCGTCTATAATCCTTCATTTGGGTCACGGGAGGGAGAG GAGGAGAAGAAGATTTTATTCTACCATCCCAGTGAGGTCGAGAAGAATGAGAAGATCCGTAATGTCGGTCTTTGTGAGGCCATTGTACAGTTTACCAG AACCTTCTGTCCAACAAAGCCTGCTAAATCCCTACACACACAGAAGAACAGGCAGTTCTTCTTTGAAGCAGAGGACAGTTTCTGGATCGTTATG GTGGTGCGGAACCCGATGGTAGAAACACCGAATAAAGATGGGAGACCTCCCACGATAGAATATCAGGAAGAGGAAATACTT GACACAGTTTATGGTGCAGTATTACGGGAatgctacagtatgtacaag CTCTTCAATGGCACATTTGGCAGAGCAATGGAAGCAGGCGGGGTGGAGCTGCTCATGCAGAAGCTTGACAAGTTCTTTTACAGG TACCTGCAGACGCTGCACCTGCAGTCCTGTGACCTGCTGGACGTGTTCGGTGGGATTGCCTTTTTCCCCCTGGACAAGATGACCTACCTGAAGATCCAGTCATTTGTCAACAGAGTGGAGGAGAGCCTCAGCCTGATCAAATACACAGCCTTCCTCTACAACGACCAGCTGATATG GAGTGGTCTGGAGCAGGATGACATGCGGATCCTGTATAAGTACCTGACAACGTCACTGTTCCCCAGACACTCTGAACCAGAG ctggcTGGTAGGGACTCTCCCTTAAGGCCAGAGGTGGCAGGGAATCTGCTTCACTATGGGAG GTTTTTGACAGGACCTGCTAATCTCAAAGACCCAGAGGCCAAATTCCGGTTCCCTAGAATATTTGTCAACACAGAGGACAGTTATGAGGAGCTGCATCTGATAGTTTATAAG GCGATGAGTGCAGCGGTTTGTTTTATGATCAGCG catctGTGGAGCTGACGAGGGAGTTCTGTGAGCAGCTGGATGGTCTGGTGGGACCTCAGCTCACCCTGCTGGCCTCCGACATATGTGAACAATATAATGTCAACCGCAGGATATCAGG GCCGGACAAGGAGCCCCAGTTCAAGTTCATCTACTTCAACCACATGAACCTGGCAGAGAAGAGCACCATCCACATGAGGAAGACAGCCAGTGTCTCTCTGACTTCGGTCCACCCAGACCTCATGAAGATTCTGGGAGACATCAACTGTGACTTCGCCAG GGTCGATGAAGATGAAGAGATCATTGTGAAGGCTATGACAGACTACTGGGTGGTCGGCAAGAAGTCGGACCAGAGAGAACTCTACGTTATCTTGAACCAGAAGAATGCCAATTTGATTGAAGTTAATG AGGAAGTGAAGAGGCTCTGTGCGACACAGTTCAACAACATTTTCTTCTTGGactga
- the LOC111967947 gene encoding vacuolar fusion protein CCZ1 homolog isoform X2: MLMISPRMASGMQEKQYTPSLLSFFVYNPSFGSREGEEEKKILFYHPSEVEKNEKIRNVGLCEAIVQFTRTFCPTKPAKSLHTQKNRQFFFEAEDSFWIVMYLQTLHLQSCDLLDVFGGIAFFPLDKMTYLKIQSFVNRVEESLSLIKYTAFLYNDQLIWSGLEQDDMRILYKYLTTSLFPRHSEPELAGRDSPLRPEVAGNLLHYGRFLTGPANLKDPEAKFRFPRIFVNTEDSYEELHLIVYKAMSAAVCFMISASVELTREFCEQLDGLVGPQLTLLASDICEQYNVNRRISGPDKEPQFKFIYFNHMNLAEKSTIHMRKTASVSLTSVHPDLMKILGDINCDFARVDEDEEIIVKAMTDYWVVGKKSDQRELYVILNQKNANLIEVNEEVKRLCATQFNNIFFLD, from the exons ATGCTGATGATCAG TCCGAGAATGGCTTCGGGAATGCAAGAGAAACAGTACACCCCATCTCTTCTCAGTTTTTTCGTCTATAATCCTTCATTTGGGTCACGGGAGGGAGAG GAGGAGAAGAAGATTTTATTCTACCATCCCAGTGAGGTCGAGAAGAATGAGAAGATCCGTAATGTCGGTCTTTGTGAGGCCATTGTACAGTTTACCAG AACCTTCTGTCCAACAAAGCCTGCTAAATCCCTACACACACAGAAGAACAGGCAGTTCTTCTTTGAAGCAGAGGACAGTTTCTGGATCGTTATG TACCTGCAGACGCTGCACCTGCAGTCCTGTGACCTGCTGGACGTGTTCGGTGGGATTGCCTTTTTCCCCCTGGACAAGATGACCTACCTGAAGATCCAGTCATTTGTCAACAGAGTGGAGGAGAGCCTCAGCCTGATCAAATACACAGCCTTCCTCTACAACGACCAGCTGATATG GAGTGGTCTGGAGCAGGATGACATGCGGATCCTGTATAAGTACCTGACAACGTCACTGTTCCCCAGACACTCTGAACCAGAG ctggcTGGTAGGGACTCTCCCTTAAGGCCAGAGGTGGCAGGGAATCTGCTTCACTATGGGAG GTTTTTGACAGGACCTGCTAATCTCAAAGACCCAGAGGCCAAATTCCGGTTCCCTAGAATATTTGTCAACACAGAGGACAGTTATGAGGAGCTGCATCTGATAGTTTATAAG GCGATGAGTGCAGCGGTTTGTTTTATGATCAGCG catctGTGGAGCTGACGAGGGAGTTCTGTGAGCAGCTGGATGGTCTGGTGGGACCTCAGCTCACCCTGCTGGCCTCCGACATATGTGAACAATATAATGTCAACCGCAGGATATCAGG GCCGGACAAGGAGCCCCAGTTCAAGTTCATCTACTTCAACCACATGAACCTGGCAGAGAAGAGCACCATCCACATGAGGAAGACAGCCAGTGTCTCTCTGACTTCGGTCCACCCAGACCTCATGAAGATTCTGGGAGACATCAACTGTGACTTCGCCAG GGTCGATGAAGATGAAGAGATCATTGTGAAGGCTATGACAGACTACTGGGTGGTCGGCAAGAAGTCGGACCAGAGAGAACTCTACGTTATCTTGAACCAGAAGAATGCCAATTTGATTGAAGTTAATG AGGAAGTGAAGAGGCTCTGTGCGACACAGTTCAACAACATTTTCTTCTTGGactga